The proteins below come from a single Streptomyces sp. SCSIO 75703 genomic window:
- a CDS encoding choice-of-anchor A family protein, with translation MRISAAAVLGGSLVLGLAAPVAHAAPAAPAVCTDVFGVAGKYGEFVLGDDVHSPDAEGAVAVGGNADFRRGFSVGNELSESEVAALPGRAALVVRGDLLSGNGATVVMKGDAVVGGAVRGRPVELHAGTFRKQADLIDFEGEFAKLRAYSAALAEEPATEGTTVTANGSALTLTGDDTTRNVFSVTAAQLEAAKEVYLKVPAGATTVVNVSGTDYDMAKGGTTGFLLSGGGPYVLDDKLQSAADGAVRAKLLWNFPEARTVTKSSKAAWPGSVLAPRAHLELGTAAPVNGSVWVASLHGSGGAETHHFPFSGCLPETGVTPPAPQEPSATPTGTPPAETTPASTPSATTSSPATPSADSPSPTGAPDTPAPDGSATPVAEGDLASTGSSGMVPLAVGAAAVLAGGTGLVLAARRRANRN, from the coding sequence ATGCGTATTTCCGCGGCCGCCGTGCTCGGCGGGTCCCTCGTCCTCGGCCTCGCGGCCCCCGTCGCCCACGCGGCTCCCGCCGCACCGGCCGTCTGCACCGACGTCTTCGGCGTCGCGGGCAAGTACGGCGAGTTCGTCCTCGGCGACGACGTCCACTCACCCGACGCGGAAGGCGCGGTCGCCGTCGGGGGCAACGCCGACTTCCGCCGCGGCTTCAGCGTCGGCAACGAACTGTCCGAGAGCGAGGTCGCCGCGCTGCCCGGCCGGGCGGCACTCGTGGTCCGGGGCGACCTGCTCAGCGGCAACGGCGCCACGGTGGTGATGAAGGGCGACGCCGTGGTCGGTGGCGCGGTCCGGGGCCGCCCCGTCGAACTGCACGCCGGCACCTTCCGCAAGCAGGCCGACCTGATCGACTTCGAGGGCGAGTTCGCCAAGCTCCGCGCCTATTCCGCGGCCCTCGCCGAGGAGCCGGCCACGGAGGGCACCACGGTCACCGCGAACGGCTCCGCGCTCACCCTCACGGGCGACGACACCACGCGCAACGTCTTCTCCGTGACCGCGGCCCAACTGGAGGCGGCGAAGGAGGTCTACCTGAAGGTGCCCGCCGGGGCGACCACGGTCGTCAACGTCAGCGGCACCGACTACGACATGGCGAAGGGGGGCACCACCGGCTTCCTCCTCTCCGGCGGCGGCCCCTACGTCCTGGACGACAAGCTCCAGAGCGCCGCCGACGGAGCGGTGCGCGCCAAGCTCCTGTGGAACTTCCCCGAGGCCCGCACGGTCACCAAGAGCAGCAAGGCGGCCTGGCCGGGCAGCGTCCTCGCGCCCCGGGCCCACCTGGAACTGGGCACCGCCGCACCGGTCAACGGCTCCGTCTGGGTCGCCTCGCTGCACGGGTCGGGCGGCGCGGAGACGCACCACTTCCCCTTCAGCGGCTGCCTCCCCGAGACCGGCGTCACCCCGCCCGCCCCCCAGGAGCCGAGCGCCACGCCCACCGGCACGCCGCCGGCCGAGACCACGCCCGCGAGCACCCCCTCCGCGACCACGTCCTCCCCCGCGACTCCCTCCGCCGACTCCCCCTCGCCCACCGGCGCGCCGGACACCCCGGCTCCCGACGGGAGCGCGACCCCCGTCGCCGAGGGTGACCTGGCCTCGACCGGCAGCAGCGGCATGGTGCCGCTGGCCGTCGGCGCCGCCGCGGTGCTCGCCGGCGGCACCGGCCTCGTCCTGGCCGCCCGGCGCCGCGCGAACCGGAACTGA
- a CDS encoding aldehyde dehydrogenase family protein, whose protein sequence is MTSNVAEGAPLGQETGPARHYIGGEWVASATTGVSLSPADGRTLGTYYEVEESQVRDAIRIARDTFATHAWRTDRQLRARVLNEMADRVEAATDELAHLLAVENGKILPEAGFELSLTPSKLRYYAAQALTDAGGGGRVRPGVYSILLSEPVGVAGVIVPWNSPVVLSVRSFAPALAAGCTVVMKMAAQTALVNTRLTELLADCPSLPAGVLNVFNESGSVGAKTLVSSPDVAALSYTGSTAVGRQIMADAGPTLKRLSLELGGKTPMIVFEDADLDAAVGTIVAGITTFSGQFCMTGSRVLVQSSVADEVRTRLAQALSAVTVGPGDAPDSQMGPLIDIASRDRLEALIEQSLGDAEVIVPGGRPDDESLARGAYFRPALLGVRDTDSPLVQKELFGPVATFETFDTEEEAVRKANATEYGLAASVWTADGARGLRLADALEAGTVWTNGWAVVLDQFEEGGCKQSGLGRLNGNRAVAEFQEFKHIVQVV, encoded by the coding sequence GTGACCAGTAACGTCGCCGAGGGTGCGCCCCTCGGCCAGGAGACGGGCCCCGCCCGGCACTACATCGGCGGAGAGTGGGTCGCCTCGGCCACCACCGGCGTCTCCCTCTCACCCGCCGACGGACGGACCCTCGGCACCTACTACGAGGTGGAGGAGTCCCAGGTACGGGACGCCATCAGGATCGCCCGGGACACCTTCGCCACCCACGCGTGGCGCACCGACCGCCAGTTGCGCGCCCGCGTGCTCAACGAGATGGCCGACCGCGTCGAGGCCGCGACCGACGAACTCGCGCACCTGCTCGCCGTGGAGAACGGCAAGATCCTTCCCGAGGCCGGCTTCGAACTGAGCCTGACGCCCTCCAAGCTGCGCTACTACGCGGCGCAGGCCCTCACCGACGCCGGCGGCGGCGGCCGGGTCCGCCCGGGGGTCTACTCCATCCTGCTCTCGGAGCCGGTGGGCGTCGCCGGGGTCATCGTCCCCTGGAACTCCCCGGTGGTGCTGTCCGTACGGTCCTTCGCCCCGGCCCTCGCGGCCGGCTGCACCGTGGTCATGAAGATGGCCGCGCAGACGGCGCTCGTGAACACCCGGCTCACCGAACTGCTCGCCGACTGCCCGTCGCTGCCCGCCGGGGTGCTCAACGTCTTCAACGAATCGGGCAGCGTGGGCGCGAAGACCCTGGTCTCCTCGCCCGACGTGGCCGCGCTCAGCTACACCGGCAGCACCGCCGTGGGCCGGCAGATCATGGCCGACGCCGGACCCACCCTGAAACGGCTCTCGCTCGAACTGGGCGGCAAGACCCCCATGATCGTCTTCGAGGACGCCGACCTCGACGCGGCCGTGGGCACGATCGTCGCCGGGATCACCACCTTCAGCGGCCAGTTCTGCATGACCGGCAGCCGCGTGCTCGTGCAGTCGTCGGTCGCCGACGAGGTGCGGACCCGGCTCGCCCAGGCCCTGAGCGCGGTCACGGTGGGGCCGGGCGACGCCCCGGACTCGCAGATGGGCCCGCTGATCGACATCGCCAGCCGGGACCGGCTGGAGGCGCTGATCGAGCAGTCGCTCGGCGACGCCGAGGTCATCGTGCCCGGTGGCCGCCCCGACGACGAGAGCCTCGCCCGGGGGGCGTACTTCCGCCCGGCGCTGCTCGGGGTGCGGGACACCGACTCGCCCCTCGTCCAGAAGGAACTCTTCGGCCCGGTCGCCACCTTCGAGACCTTCGACACGGAGGAGGAGGCGGTGCGCAAGGCCAACGCCACGGAGTACGGTCTCGCGGCCTCCGTCTGGACCGCCGACGGGGCGCGCGGGCTGCGCCTCGCCGACGCGCTGGAGGCGGGCACGGTGTGGACCAACGGCTGGGCCGTCGTCCTCGACCAGTTCGAGGAGGGCGGCTGCAAGCAGAGCGGCCTGGGCCGGCTGAACGGCAACCGCGCCGTGGCGGAGTTCCAGGAGTTCAAGCACATCGTCCAGGTGGTGTGA
- a CDS encoding NUDIX hydrolase family protein — MTETTPGWLPTDELEMARARMPILYVEAVPVRVDDSGEVTSVGLLLRIGPDGTVSRTLVSGRVLHHERVRDALLRHLEKDLGPVALPRVPSSLQPFTVAEYFPTLGVTPFHDPRQHAVSLAYVVPVSGDCRPRQDALDLVWFSPREALSPAVQSEMPGGHGVLLKQALAHVGNVI, encoded by the coding sequence ATGACCGAAACCACGCCCGGCTGGCTGCCGACCGACGAGCTCGAGATGGCCCGCGCCCGGATGCCGATCCTGTACGTCGAGGCCGTGCCCGTACGTGTGGACGACAGCGGCGAAGTCACCAGCGTGGGCCTGCTGCTGCGGATCGGCCCCGACGGGACGGTCAGCCGGACGCTGGTCTCCGGCCGGGTCCTGCACCACGAGCGGGTCCGGGACGCGCTCCTGCGCCATCTGGAGAAGGACCTGGGGCCGGTGGCGCTGCCCCGGGTGCCGTCCTCGCTGCAGCCGTTCACGGTGGCCGAATACTTCCCCACGCTCGGCGTCACCCCGTTCCACGATCCGCGGCAGCACGCGGTGTCGCTGGCCTACGTCGTCCCGGTGAGCGGCGACTGCCGTCCCCGGCAGGACGCGCTGGACCTGGTCTGGTTCTCCCCGCGGGAGGCGCTGTCCCCGGCGGTGCAGAGCGAGATGCCGGGCGGTCACGGCGTCCTGCTCAAGCAGGCCCTGGCCCATGTGGGCAACGTGATCTGA
- a CDS encoding IclR family transcriptional regulator has translation MEQNTNSYRVEAVDRALILLALLAERGRLSVTEAGRELSVAPSTAHRLLATLCHRGFAVRGEDRVYRPGPQWHAAGAREVPPLPDRMRPYLESLYGATNETVHLMVRTGTEVLFLDGVEGVRSLRVGLRIGVRMPAYRTSGGKAMLADLDPDAVDALHAGGLPPLPGERVHDLAALRRELDAVRRDGFGLNQDESEPGVTALGASVGLVDGHHVALAVALPTVRAGADDAKALADGLLRICREARRDLVGPGAARRDDTPAEVG, from the coding sequence GTGGAGCAGAATACGAACTCCTACCGCGTCGAGGCGGTGGATCGCGCGCTGATCCTGCTGGCACTGCTGGCGGAGCGCGGCCGGCTCAGCGTGACCGAGGCCGGGCGGGAACTGTCCGTGGCGCCGTCCACGGCGCACCGGCTGCTGGCCACGCTGTGCCACCGGGGTTTCGCCGTACGCGGCGAGGACCGGGTGTACCGGCCGGGCCCCCAGTGGCACGCGGCCGGGGCGCGCGAGGTGCCACCGCTGCCCGACCGGATGCGTCCGTACCTGGAGAGCCTCTATGGAGCGACGAACGAGACGGTCCACCTCATGGTGCGCACCGGCACCGAGGTGCTGTTCCTGGACGGCGTCGAGGGCGTCCGGTCGCTGCGGGTGGGGCTGCGGATCGGCGTGCGGATGCCCGCGTACCGCACCTCCGGCGGCAAGGCCATGCTCGCCGACCTGGACCCGGACGCCGTCGACGCGCTGCACGCGGGCGGGCTGCCGCCCCTGCCCGGCGAACGGGTCCACGACCTCGCGGCGCTGCGCCGCGAACTGGACGCCGTCCGCCGTGACGGCTTCGGCCTCAACCAGGACGAGAGCGAGCCCGGCGTGACCGCCCTGGGCGCCTCGGTCGGCCTCGTCGACGGGCACCATGTCGCCCTGGCCGTCGCCCTGCCCACGGTGCGCGCCGGCGCCGACGACGCGAAGGCGCTGGCCGACGGCTTACTGCGGATCTGCCGCGAGGCCCGCCGGGACCTCGTGGGGCCCGGCGCCGCCCGGCGGGACGACACCCCGGCCGAGGTGGGCTGA
- a CDS encoding NAD(P)H-dependent oxidoreductase, with protein MRLATVYGSPTPPGKMARALGLIEREVRERHPGWSVERLAPRDRVGPVVATWDDEAVRRIGEADAVVLASPVYRGSLTGTLKLLIDMLPNEALRSKPVGILTVAAAPHHFLSAERHLRDILGWFGALTAPNGAFFVDTEFRTDDVSDDVRAALGEFTAQVVTLAERLDGREFGPDPLTVRYAKKTAG; from the coding sequence ATGAGACTTGCGACCGTCTACGGAAGCCCCACCCCGCCCGGGAAGATGGCACGCGCCCTCGGGCTGATCGAGAGGGAGGTCCGCGAGCGGCACCCCGGCTGGAGCGTGGAGCGCCTCGCGCCCCGCGACCGCGTCGGCCCGGTGGTCGCCACCTGGGACGACGAGGCGGTCCGGCGGATCGGCGAGGCCGACGCCGTCGTCCTGGCCTCACCGGTCTACCGCGGATCGCTCACCGGCACCCTCAAGCTCCTGATCGACATGCTGCCCAACGAGGCGCTGCGCTCGAAGCCGGTGGGCATCCTCACCGTCGCCGCCGCGCCGCACCACTTCCTGTCGGCCGAGCGCCACCTGCGCGACATCCTCGGCTGGTTCGGCGCCCTCACCGCGCCCAACGGCGCCTTCTTCGTGGACACGGAGTTCCGCACGGACGACGTGTCCGACGACGTACGCGCCGCCCTGGGCGAGTTCACCGCGCAGGTGGTGACGCTCGCGGAACGTCTGGACGGCCGGGAGTTCGGCCCGGACCCGCTGACCGTCCGCTACGCGAAGAAGACCGCCGGATGA
- a CDS encoding flavin reductase family protein, translating into MTHSSGTDVREYKAVLGHFCTGVTVVTSIDRGAPAGFTCQSFSALSLDPPLVLVCVRKESATWPAVRRSGRFAVSVLAAHQQAVGDRFARSGVDRFAGVDWRPSPAGMPLIDGALAWIECAVSEEIDAGDHTVVVAAVTALEAGTARDPLLFYRGRYLEHDRREAVTR; encoded by the coding sequence ATGACGCATTCTTCCGGCACGGACGTGCGGGAATACAAGGCCGTTCTCGGTCACTTCTGCACCGGGGTCACCGTGGTGACGTCGATCGATCGCGGGGCTCCGGCCGGATTCACCTGCCAATCGTTCTCGGCGCTCTCCCTCGACCCGCCCCTGGTGCTGGTCTGCGTACGGAAGGAGTCGGCCACCTGGCCGGCGGTCAGGCGCTCGGGACGGTTCGCGGTGAGCGTGCTCGCCGCGCACCAGCAGGCGGTCGGCGACCGCTTCGCCCGCTCGGGCGTCGACCGGTTCGCCGGCGTCGACTGGCGGCCCTCACCGGCCGGGATGCCGCTCATCGACGGGGCCCTGGCCTGGATCGAGTGCGCGGTGTCCGAGGAGATCGACGCCGGTGACCACACCGTCGTGGTGGCCGCGGTCACCGCGCTGGAAGCCGGTACGGCCCGCGACCCGCTGCTGTTCTACCGCGGCAGGTACCTCGAACACGACCGGAGAGAAGCGGTGACCCGATGA
- a CDS encoding AraC family transcriptional regulator, with translation MSVSFSPSSEPLRQHGRLRTRDVDVAQHVVAEVYEPHTLTPVDRKGLDARLNAVQLGGVTLGYLTYGTEAHIALPASEHWYHINITLAGSSLVTRENGDRGMTRGMAHAAMLLPHRAQTIAWAADAAQFALRIPRADLEGHLAALTRARVGGPIDFDLVVDLDSRAGRGLLRCIEFVRTEWDEDGVLARNADSRRQLESMILTNLLMAASGPHQALLQRTEPAPGPSTLRSALDYIHDHAGDFPTPAEVAAATGVSARTLQLHFLNHLGRTPSQYLRDLRLRGVRDELLHPRSAETTVTEVASAHGFHNLGRFSSLYKSVYAESPSETLRRSRAS, from the coding sequence ATGTCCGTGTCGTTCTCACCCTCGTCCGAACCGCTCCGGCAGCACGGTCGGCTGCGTACGCGTGACGTGGACGTCGCCCAGCACGTGGTGGCCGAGGTGTACGAGCCGCACACGCTCACCCCGGTGGACCGCAAGGGGCTCGACGCCCGTCTCAACGCCGTGCAGCTCGGCGGCGTGACCCTCGGATACCTCACCTACGGCACCGAGGCGCACATCGCCCTCCCGGCCAGCGAGCACTGGTACCACATCAACATCACGCTGGCCGGCAGCAGCCTGGTCACCCGGGAGAACGGGGACCGGGGCATGACCCGGGGCATGGCCCACGCGGCGATGCTGCTGCCGCACCGCGCCCAGACGATCGCCTGGGCCGCGGACGCCGCCCAGTTCGCCCTGCGGATCCCGCGGGCCGACCTGGAGGGGCACCTCGCCGCCCTGACCCGCGCCCGGGTCGGGGGCCCCATCGACTTCGACCTCGTGGTCGACCTGGACTCGCGGGCGGGCCGGGGCCTGCTGCGCTGCATCGAGTTCGTCCGGACGGAGTGGGACGAGGACGGGGTCCTCGCGCGGAACGCCGACTCGCGCCGCCAGCTCGAGTCCATGATCCTCACCAACCTCCTCATGGCCGCCTCCGGACCGCACCAGGCGCTGCTCCAGCGCACCGAGCCCGCCCCCGGGCCGAGCACGCTGAGGAGCGCCCTCGACTACATCCACGACCACGCCGGGGACTTCCCCACCCCCGCCGAGGTGGCCGCCGCGACCGGGGTGAGCGCCCGGACCCTGCAACTGCACTTCCTCAACCACCTGGGCCGGACCCCCTCGCAGTACCTGCGCGACCTCAGGCTGCGCGGGGTGCGCGACGAACTGCTGCACCCGCGCTCGGCCGAGACGACGGTCACCGAGGTCGCCTCCGCGCACGGATTCCACAACCTGGGCCGGTTCTCCTCGCTCTACAAATCGGTGTACGCGGAGTCCCCGTCGGAGACGCTGCGCCGGAGCCGGGCCTCCTGA
- a CDS encoding LLM class flavin-dependent oxidoreductase — protein sequence MTTTAPGLSYEELVAARRASGVAMFNDNKMKLGVFGSNCSHGLMATHAESTYELSWQHTQKIAQIADRLGFEAMLPVARYRGMGGETNFNGSNFETHTWAAGLAQATENIMVFSTTHVPTKNPIVAAKESVTVDHISNGRFGLNMTMGWYKAEMEMFGGTQREHDARYRYGSEWITIAKRMWTEGEGVDFQGEFFDIKDAFSDPKPIQQPYPVLVNAGNSPQGLEFCARECDFNFIAFADPDEARDTAARVRSIAHSHKRDLGILGYGNIICRDTEKETKALLDHILEKGDWEVAKMVSSGLGSESGSFDKIKALQERFILGYGGYPLIGTPEQIVEQLAGLSEAGIDGMMIGFLDYVEELQYFGERVLPLMKEAGLRS from the coding sequence ATGACCACGACCGCCCCCGGGCTTTCCTACGAGGAACTCGTCGCGGCACGCCGTGCCAGCGGTGTCGCCATGTTCAACGACAACAAGATGAAGCTCGGGGTCTTCGGCTCGAACTGCAGCCACGGCCTGATGGCGACCCACGCCGAGTCGACCTACGAGCTTTCCTGGCAGCACACCCAGAAGATCGCCCAGATCGCGGACCGGCTCGGTTTCGAGGCGATGCTGCCGGTCGCCCGCTACCGGGGAATGGGCGGCGAGACCAACTTCAACGGCTCGAACTTCGAGACCCACACCTGGGCCGCCGGACTGGCGCAGGCGACCGAGAACATCATGGTGTTCTCGACCACCCACGTGCCGACCAAGAACCCCATCGTCGCGGCGAAGGAATCCGTCACCGTCGACCACATCTCCAACGGCCGCTTCGGTCTCAACATGACCATGGGCTGGTACAAGGCCGAGATGGAGATGTTCGGCGGCACGCAGCGCGAGCACGACGCGCGCTACCGCTACGGCTCCGAGTGGATCACCATCGCCAAGCGCATGTGGACCGAGGGCGAAGGCGTCGACTTCCAGGGCGAGTTCTTCGACATCAAGGACGCCTTCTCCGACCCCAAGCCGATCCAGCAGCCGTACCCGGTGCTCGTGAACGCCGGCAACTCGCCGCAGGGCCTGGAATTCTGCGCACGCGAATGCGACTTCAACTTCATCGCCTTCGCCGACCCGGACGAGGCGCGGGACACCGCCGCCCGGGTGCGTTCCATCGCCCATTCCCACAAGCGCGACCTGGGAATCCTCGGCTACGGCAACATCATCTGCCGTGACACCGAGAAGGAGACGAAGGCACTCCTCGACCACATCCTCGAAAAGGGTGACTGGGAGGTGGCCAAGATGGTCTCCAGCGGACTCGGCTCCGAAAGCGGTTCGTTCGACAAGATCAAGGCCCTCCAGGAGCGCTTCATCCTCGGCTACGGCGGATACCCGCTGATCGGCACGCCGGAACAGATCGTCGAGCAGTTGGCCGGCCTTTCCGAGGCCGGGATCGACGGCATGATGATCGGATTCCTCGACTACGTGGAGGAACTCCAGTACTTCGGCGAGCGCGTCCTGCCCCTGATGAAGGAAGCCGGCCTGCGGAGCTGA